In Legionella cincinnatiensis, the DNA window GCGCCACATAGTAAATACCTCCAATAAAAGCACGCTGTACGAATGCTTGAGAAAAACCTTGATAAGGAGATTTAAAGTTTTGCAATAATAGAAAAGAACGATTATGTTTCACTGATAAATATAAGGCACGATCCCATGGATTAAACAATCCTGAGTTTGATGCCCCAGCAAGCAATCCACTTGCAACATCAATATTCAATTTTTGTTTATAATTTTTCTCTGTATCCGACTCAAATGCCTGTTCTTTCATCCCTTTTTTGCCCATATTTAACTCCCCCACTATTTAATTTTTTTAAGTAGGGGGCATTATAGTTGATTTGTTCAAAAAATTAACTTATTTGATGGAGATCGTTTTAAACGAGATATAGCTCTGCACATAAACATTTGTGAAAATCATCCAGCAGTTAAAGAAGAAAGTGAACAAAATAAATTGACTGGCTTGTTTTCTCGGTAAAGTCTTCTCTAGACAAGGAGGCTTGTTAGTCCTCTTGTCTTACTTTACTGAAATTATAAATTACTCACCAAAAAATGAGACTTCACCGGAAACCACATCATACAAACCACCGACTATTTTAATGGTTTTTTGAGCAACTAATTCACTTAATATACTGCTTTTATTGAGAATTGTTTTCATACTGTTTTCAACATTAATACGAGCCACTTCATTCACATAAGGAAGGTTATTTCCATTGCGATTTTCTTTAAAAGAAGTTTCTTGATCAATTGCGGGTGTGATTTTATGCAAGAGTTGGGTCAAATAACCTAATTCCGCTTGGTCGCACGCTCCTTTTATTGCACCGCAATTTGTATGGCCAAGAACTACAATCAGTTTAGATCCTGCCACTTTGCAAGCAAACTCCAAACTTCCGATAATGTCGTCATTCACAATATTACCAGCAATTCGAATACTAAAAATATCACCAAGTCCCTGGTCAAATATAAGTTCAGCGGTTGTTCTTGAATCGATGCAACTTAAAATTGAGGCAAAAGGATATTGTCCATCAGCTGTTTCATTCACTTGTTGGAGAAGATTACGGTTATAACGCAGATTTTGGACAAATCGCTGATTTCCTTTTTGAAGCAAATCAATGGCTTGATCTGGAGTAATATTAAGCTGCTCTTCTCTGCTAATCGTTTTCATCAAAATACCTCTCTTTAGTCAGTAATTTTTTTGTTCTGTACTGCAATAATCATTGTGAATTAAAGGATAATTTTAATTCTTTATGAAGTTATTAATCATATTTAAAATATGTTGGAAATACATTTTAACAACTATGCCATCATCAAATTATTGTTAACTATACCCTAAAAACATTTTATTAAAAAAAAAATTTTAAAAATTATAAAACTAGCAATCTTAAGTTTCACGGATATACTAATACACAGTCCCATAATTCAGGTTTGAAAAGGACTACTCCACGGGTCGAATATTAAGGGAGACATTTGAATGACTGACAAGGATAAGAATCAAAAATTTACAACAACAGATTCAGGAATACCTGTACCTAGTGATGAATACTCACTAACCATTGGGCCAAATGGTCCGATCGTATTACATGATCACTATCTAATTGAGCAGATGGCAAACTTTAACCGTGAAAAAATCCCAGAGCGCCAACCCCATGCAAAAGGTGGCGGGGCATTTGGTCATTTTGAAGTAACAGAAGATGTAAAAAAATACACAAAAGCTGCCGTATTCCAACCCGGAATAAAAACAGAGGTAGTCATCCGTTTTTCAACTGTTGCTGGAGAACGTGGAAGTCCTGACACGTGGCGAGATCCTCGTGGCTTTGCAGTAAAATTCTACACCAGCGAAGGTAACTTCGATATGGTCGGTAACAATACTCCTGTTTTTTTTGTACGTGATCCCATGAAGTTCCAACACTTTATTCGCTCTCAAAAACGCAGAGCCAACAACAACCTACGTGACCATGACATGCAATGGGATTTCTGGACCCTTTCCCCTGAGTCTGCGCATCAAGTAACATTACTGATGGGTGATCGTGGGATCCCCAAAAACTGGCGCCATATGAACGGCTATTCAAGTCATACTTACATGTGGGTAAATACACTGGGCGAGAAATTCTGGGTCAAATATCATTTTCAAACTGACCAAGGCATTGAATTCCTAACCCAAGAAGAAGCAGATCATCTTGCTGGTACCGATGGTGATTATCACACCCGTGACTTATATGAAGCAATTGAACGTGGTGACTACCCAAGTTGGACTTTGTACATGCAGATTATGCCGTTCAAAGAAGCTGAAACGTATCGTTTTAATCCATTTGATCTTACCAAAGTATGGCCACACGCTGATTATCCTCTGGTCAAAGTAGGAAAACTTACCCTAAACCGTAATCCCACTGATTATCACACTGAAATTGAGCAAGTAGCATTTGAACCTAATAATATGGTACCTGGCACCGGAATCAGTCCTGATAAGATGCTTCTTGCTCGAGTATTTTCTTATGCCGATGCACATCGGGCACGGTTAGGAGTGAATTACAAACAAATACCCGTTAACAAACCTAAATGTCCTGTACACAGCTATAGTAAAGATGGTGCCATGCGTATTGAGAATATTTCTGATCCTGTATACGCCCCTAATTCTAAAGGAGGCCCACAAGCAGATAGCTCAAAAAACCCTGAGGTAGCGACCTGGGAGGCCCATGGAGATTTCGTTCACGCAGCATACACCCTCCGTAGGGATGATAATGACTTTGTACAACCAAATACACTTGTACGCCAAGTTATGGACGATGAAGCTCGTAACAGATTGGTCAATAACGTAGTCACCCATCTAAAAAATGGCGTCACCCAACCGGTATTAGAAAGAGCATTTGCATACTGGAAAAAAATCGATCAACAAATTGGCGAACGCATTGAAAGAGAGGTAAGAAAGGGCTAAAACACTACCATATCATAAAAAAATTTACAACTTCAGTTCTGAGCTTTAAGGAACCTGCCGTCCTCCTAGCGCGTCAACTCAAAGAAAAATTGACTATCGCTTTTACGGAAGGTGACGTTTTGGAAGCGTTCCCCCACTGCAACGGCGGGGGATATTAAGTCAATGGCAGTAGTGCCAAGCTCATCAAAGAATTTTTCTATCTAATAATAAGTCCATTATTAAAAATAACTGAAATGGATGGAGAAATACATTTATAACTCACAGGTTGCAAATACCACTGCCCCACTCACGCCTAGAAAAGATCAAATACTTTACAAGATGAGTTAAAATATGTACCTTTTGACATCAATGGATTTGCCTAAACAGCATACTAAATTGATTTTTTGCCTTAATAGAGGTTTCCTCATGAAAATTTTTAAAATAAATAATTTAAGTATTTTAATACTGGGATTGACTGGTTTGTTAACTATAAGTAAGTGTGCTTTCTCACAAAACGAATGCAAGAATGGTGGCATGTCAGTTAGCTTTGACTTATCAAAAACCAACAATACAAGCATTGAAAATATAAATACTTATATCGTGGTATTAGGTATTGATCCCACAACCAAAAGACATGCTTATGTAAAATTTAATGAAAGAAATCATGTGGGCTCACTCATTGATATTACAGATGCCAACATGAATGGAAAAGACTATGGGATTTCATTATCAGAATTAACACCTAACTCAGAAGGGATGGCGCAAGCGTGTATACCCTATCTTACTTCAGGACGAATTTATATTTCCTTTGGAAATGCATTAGATATCCCTACTGACAAAGGAACATTAACGCCAATCCAGCCTGATGTAAATAACCCCAAAACAACTACAAATGGAACACTTTTTGACAAGGTCGAATTTAATTACAATACTCATGGCGAAACGGTTATTAATCCAACTGGCGTCGATTTTATTGCCATTCCCTATACCATTCAGCAGGCAGGCCATGAATATGGACATTTTGGTGGGCTTGATGGTGTCATAAAAAATATGAAATCCATTATTTGTCATGCCGCCGGAGAAACACTAAACTCATCCGAATGCGCTCAACGCTGGGCACATTCAGAATGGTCAAGTCTCGTTATTTATAATTCAGAAAATGCATTGATGCGAATTGATGCTCCAGGAAGATTTGGTCATCGATTTGATGGATATTTTGCCAACTATATCAACGAACTCAGTAGGTACTATTCCTCATCTACAAATCGTTCCATCAAGATTGATTTAAAAGAATTAAACAAGGGGATTTGGTCAGGCGCTTTTAAACCTAACACTCAAACCTTAGTCTTTACACCTGAAAACAGCTCAAGTTATGAATCTTTGTCCTATAAACTGGATTCACCACAAACAAGTAATTCCATTTTAATGGGCGCACAAACACCATTTAATAATCGTAATGCAATAGATTCAACCCTCGCCCGAGATCTGACTGCTGCGATTGTTTCAGGAATGTTGATGCGAAAAGAATCAGCTTTTATAAATAAGGATTTTTTTGATTCACAAGGCAATCCTATTTTTAAAAATAAAGAGCAAATGCAACAGCTACTTCCCTATTACTTCAATAATATTGATAATTCTGTAGATTATAGTGTAAATCAATGCGGAGTGACTCAAGATGCTCCATGTGTGAATGTTTATTCTGAGGCCATGCATGCATTGAGTTTCGATAAAAATATAGAGCATCCACAAGAGAGCTATACTAATGCTTACGCCTTTTCTTATGATGATTTTCTAGGTATGGATGGAACCAATACACAAACGGATAAGAAGCCAGTGATTATAGTAATCGGTGACATGAAAAATCGGAAAATTCCGCACGTTGATCCTTAACAATTTACAACTACTGATCTTTAGACTTTAAAAAAAACAGCAGCATCAAATGATTAATATCGAATCATTTTTGATGCTGCTTTATATTGAATTCAGCAAAAACTTTAGCCTATTCACTGATAAAGAAAAAAATTGAGATTCTAGCAGTCGGCAAGATGTAAGAAGATTTGGACGCTTAATGCCATTAAAGAATGCACCATGCTAAAAAATCGTAAAGATTTCTCCAATTTTACCTTCTGTAACCGTGAGCATCCTCAAAATGAGCCTATAATTACGTTAAGATGTACTTTGTTTCGAGGTTAAAATGGCTATTTCTCTAAATTATATAGACATAAATAGCATTAACCAAACTATTCAAACAGAACATGAAACTTGGGTTAAAAAAAATGCTCCTTCATTTCTTGATTTTATTAAAATAGTTAATCAGCAATACAGCATCCTGAATTTTCCCGAATTGTGGTCTGGTGCACGTCTTTTTGAAACAAAGATAGAAAAGAAAGGCAAAGATAGTCCTGCGAGTGTAGAAATTACTGAAGTAATTAAAACAGCACAAAAGAAATATAAAGACGATCCCTTAAAAATTAAGGAAATCAATGATTTTGAAAAAAAATACACAAAATACCTAGCACTACTAAAGGAAAGATGCTTACTCCATGCGATTGCACAAACCTTATATGAAATTAATCGTTCTAAAAAGCAAAAAGAAGCCCAATTACTTGAAGAGATCAAAAAGGATTTTCAAAAAACACTTAATATCTCTGCTTTATTAAATATGCAAACCCGTCAGGATTGTTTAAAAGCCCATAAGCAAATAACGATGCTTGCTTATGCTTTAAGGAACAAAGCTGATGATAATGAGCAAGAAAAAATAATTCAATTGGAGGTTCTGTCAAAGCGACTCTTAGACTGTCATTATGAAGGCGCAAAGAAATCGACGCTTCGTGAAGCTCTTGCTAACGATCTGTCCACAATAACCTCCTTTATTGGCCTAGGAGTTGGCATTCCGGCAGCAATCCTTGCCATAGCCGGTATTTTTTTCCCTCCACTTCTCCCTATCGCAGGTATATTAGGTACAATCGGATTTATTTCTTATACAGCCTCCGCCATTTCCGTTGTAAAAATGGCAAATGAAGCCATAAGTTACGGTCGTGGTCCTAGTCCAAGCGATGTCAAGTGGATGATTTTCGATATTGTACTCGCCCCTTTTTACATTGTAGGAGGACAAATTTTTTCGGGACTGTCGCATGCACTAAAAAATTTAAAACCGTTACGCAATATAGTGAAGGCAACTGGAGATATCTGGAATAATATTGTTTCTAACGTATTTCCTGATATTTTCTTTGTGAAAGATATAAGCTCTGAGATGATCTCAGTAGGCTCTGTATACACAGCTGCTGGTGAATTGAAAAATACCCTATCTGCGACATCCTGGAAGAAAATGAGAAGCGCTTTTTCAGCACATGATCATGATTTTTTAGATAAAATAAATCACGCAAAAGAAAAAATCGCACTTTTAAATAAAAGCAAAGCAAGGCCCATCCCCACTCCCCAGCAAAAAAAGAGCCAGGAAACTTTAAAAGAATTTGTAAAATCAGATATTGCTGCCCAACCTCAAATGCAGGAAATAAAAGCTGCTTTAGAAAAGTATATTAAATTGGAA includes these proteins:
- a CDS encoding carbonic anhydrase family protein, which produces MKTISREEQLNITPDQAIDLLQKGNQRFVQNLRYNRNLLQQVNETADGQYPFASILSCIDSRTTAELIFDQGLGDIFSIRIAGNIVNDDIIGSLEFACKVAGSKLIVVLGHTNCGAIKGACDQAELGYLTQLLHKITPAIDQETSFKENRNGNNLPYVNEVARINVENSMKTILNKSSILSELVAQKTIKIVGGLYDVVSGEVSFFGE
- a CDS encoding catalase; the encoded protein is MTDKDKNQKFTTTDSGIPVPSDEYSLTIGPNGPIVLHDHYLIEQMANFNREKIPERQPHAKGGGAFGHFEVTEDVKKYTKAAVFQPGIKTEVVIRFSTVAGERGSPDTWRDPRGFAVKFYTSEGNFDMVGNNTPVFFVRDPMKFQHFIRSQKRRANNNLRDHDMQWDFWTLSPESAHQVTLLMGDRGIPKNWRHMNGYSSHTYMWVNTLGEKFWVKYHFQTDQGIEFLTQEEADHLAGTDGDYHTRDLYEAIERGDYPSWTLYMQIMPFKEAETYRFNPFDLTKVWPHADYPLVKVGKLTLNRNPTDYHTEIEQVAFEPNNMVPGTGISPDKMLLARVFSYADAHRARLGVNYKQIPVNKPKCPVHSYSKDGAMRIENISDPVYAPNSKGGPQADSSKNPEVATWEAHGDFVHAAYTLRRDDNDFVQPNTLVRQVMDDEARNRLVNNVVTHLKNGVTQPVLERAFAYWKKIDQQIGERIEREVRKG
- a CDS encoding beta-1,3-glucanase family protein — protein: MKIFKINNLSILILGLTGLLTISKCAFSQNECKNGGMSVSFDLSKTNNTSIENINTYIVVLGIDPTTKRHAYVKFNERNHVGSLIDITDANMNGKDYGISLSELTPNSEGMAQACIPYLTSGRIYISFGNALDIPTDKGTLTPIQPDVNNPKTTTNGTLFDKVEFNYNTHGETVINPTGVDFIAIPYTIQQAGHEYGHFGGLDGVIKNMKSIICHAAGETLNSSECAQRWAHSEWSSLVIYNSENALMRIDAPGRFGHRFDGYFANYINELSRYYSSSTNRSIKIDLKELNKGIWSGAFKPNTQTLVFTPENSSSYESLSYKLDSPQTSNSILMGAQTPFNNRNAIDSTLARDLTAAIVSGMLMRKESAFINKDFFDSQGNPIFKNKEQMQQLLPYYFNNIDNSVDYSVNQCGVTQDAPCVNVYSEAMHALSFDKNIEHPQESYTNAYAFSYDDFLGMDGTNTQTDKKPVIIVIGDMKNRKIPHVDP